A region of the Patescibacteria group bacterium genome:
GTACCGCGAGAGTCGCGATACGGAAGCGGATACAGTGAAGTGGGATTTGGTTGGGGGTTCGGGTTCTCTTCTCATTCTCCATGATGGGGCGATTGTTGAGACTCATACGCACATCATTGCCAACTATCGCGGGTTGGCGGTGGTGGATGAGAAGGAGATGGAGAAACCGCGAGCGCAACAGCGACGGCAACCCCAACATGCGCGGATTCGTCGCGTCTAGGTGGTAAGTGCGCGCCAATGGGGCGGGGGGATTGGAACAGATTTGTGTGGAATTTTCACGCAGATTTGTTCCGTCCCCCTGCCCAGTATTTTTTTAACGAAGGAGTCACTCCGCCAGCTGGCGGGGAAACTCCTTTAAAACCCATAAATCACCTCGTATTAACGCGAAAGAGAACAACATCTCCATCTCTCATCAAATACCCTCTTCCTTCAAGCCGAACCAAACCTTTATCCTTGCAATTTTTCCAGCCTTTTTCTTCTACAAAATCTTTCCAATCAACCACATCCGCCGCAATAAAGTTTTTCTCAAAATCGGTGTGAATTACCCCCGCGCATTCCTGCGCCGTCATCCCGCCAATAAATTGCCAAGCCCGAACCTCTTTTGGTCCCGCGGTAAAAAAGTTTTTGTATCCTAAAAGCTCGTAACATTTAGCAATTACTTTATCCAACCCCGATTTTTCTATGCCTAGCTGTTTTAGGTATTCCTTTTGGTCCTCTTCGGATAGGGAAGACAGCTCGTTTTCAAGTTTCGCGGAAATACACACACCCGGTGTGGGGATGTTCTCATCCGTATTAAAAACCACCACTTGCGGTTTTAGGGTTAAAAGGGAAATGTTTTGGCACAACTCCAAAGCGCCTTCTGTCAACTTTACATTATATAGGAGTATTCCCGAATTAAGATGTTCTAGTATTTCTTTTAACGCATTGGTTTCCGCTACCGTTTCCACTCTTTTGCTTCTCGTCCCAAGCATTTTTTGAACGGTTTCTATGTCTTTTAGAATAAGCTCGGTATTTATAAGTTCAATATCCTTTTCTGGGTCAACGGAACCAGCCCTTATTATATTTTCATCCTTAAACGCGCGAACAAGATGAAGAATAACCTCAACTTCGCGAATATGAGAGAGAAACTTATTTCCCAACCCTTCGCCTTTATGGGCGTTTGGCGCAAGCCCAGCGATATCCACAAATTTGCACACGGCGGGGGTTTTAATACACACACCGGGCGTGTGCGCCCCCACACCCGGTGTGGATGTAATTTCAAATAGTTTGTCCAACCGTGCGTCCGGAACAGCTACAACACCAACATTAGGTTCAATAGTGGCAAAAGGGTAATTTGCGCACAAAGCCTGCTGGCGTTTTAATAAGCTATTAAATAATGTGGATTTGCCAACATTAGGCAAACCCACAATTCCAATTGATAAAGCCATTGACAAACATCCTTTACTTTGATATAAAAAAATAGTATTGTCCACCCCGATGTAAGTCGGGGTTTTTATTTGGGTATCAATATGTTTTCTATAGTCTCTAAGAAAATATGATGTATTTTTCTTACCTCCCACGGAGCTTTATATTCAAAGCACAGCATTAGAAAATTTTTATTTTGTTTCTGAAGTTTTTTAGCTAAACAGACGAAGTCGCTATCCCCGCTAATTATTATTACAATGTCTACTTTTGTTAAACAAGCCCCGACATCAAATCCTATTTCTGCGTCAAAATCACATTTATAAATAAATTTAGTTTTTTTCTTATTAATATATATTTTCTTTAGATTTCTATGGATGACCTCAAACTCAAGATTTTTTAAAATTTGCGCATAGCGTAGATTATTTTCTCTTATCTTTGAGGGGATTTTTTCGCTTTTTGGATAGGCTCCTCTATAATATTTAATGAACTCAACTTCAAAATTATTTTCTAAGAAATGTTTAAAATTTCGCCAGTCTATTGTCCTTTTCAATTCTCTTTGAGTATGGAACATATTGGCATCGTCAATGAAAACGCCAGCCCGTTTGTTTTTGTATTTTTCAAGAATTTTCTTGGCTTTTTTATCC
Encoded here:
- a CDS encoding YchF family ATPase, translating into MALSIGIVGLPNVGKSTLFNSLLKRQQALCANYPFATIEPNVGVVAVPDARLDKLFEITSTPGVGAHTPGVCIKTPAVCKFVDIAGLAPNAHKGEGLGNKFLSHIREVEVILHLVRAFKDENIIRAGSVDPEKDIELINTELILKDIETVQKMLGTRSKRVETVAETNALKEILEHLNSGILLYNVKLTEGALELCQNISLLTLKPQVVVFNTDENIPTPGVCISAKLENELSSLSEEDQKEYLKQLGIEKSGLDKVIAKCYELLGYKNFFTAGPKEVRAWQFIGGMTAQECAGVIHTDFEKNFIAADVVDWKDFVEEKGWKNCKDKGLVRLEGRGYLMRDGDVVLFRVNTR
- a CDS encoding NYN domain-containing protein, with translation MDKKAKKILEKYKNKRAGVFIDDANMFHTQRELKRTIDWRNFKHFLENNFEVEFIKYYRGAYPKSEKIPSKIRENNLRYAQILKNLEFEVIHRNLKKIYINKKKTKFIYKCDFDAEIGFDVGACLTKVDIVIIISGDSDFVCLAKKLQKQNKNFLMLCFEYKAPWEVRKIHHIFLETIENILIPK